A region of Vitis riparia cultivar Riparia Gloire de Montpellier isolate 1030 chromosome 1, EGFV_Vit.rip_1.0, whole genome shotgun sequence DNA encodes the following proteins:
- the LOC117922303 gene encoding uncharacterized protein LOC117922303 codes for MSGVSLAVAPRTEPDKTTTTPNTKPQQQPGRHNHHQQQSVVGGVMGSLRVIELQLVAFIMVFSASGLVPLLDLIFPAFASAYLLALSRFAFPAHGSTSSTGSQEIFQGSRLFRLYVIVGTAIGLFLPLAYVLGGFARGDEHAVRSATPHLFLLSFQILTENIISGLSLFSPPVRALVPLLYTVRRIFVIVDWIVDVWLNKTLPANAPFKDVAWFWFGKTLAVANLAYFSINLFVFLIPRFLPRAFERYFRERDETRAKIEEDKRSAAANKSQPTDKKAD; via the exons ATGTCTGGTGTATCCCTTGCCGTGGCTCCTCGGACGGAGCCTGACAAAACCACGACCACCCCAAACACGAAGCCCCAACAGCAGCCAGGCCGCCACAACCACCACCAGCAGCAGTCTGTGGTGGGAGGCGTCATGGGATCACTGCGCGTGATCGAACTCCAGCTAGTAGCCTTCATCATGGTTTTCTCCGCCAGCGGTCTCGTCCCTCTACTCGACCTTATATTCCCAGCATTCGCCTCCGCTTATCTTCTAGCCCTCTCCCGCTTCGCCTTCCCAGCCCATGGCAGCACCAGCTCCACCGGCTCACAGGAAATTTTCCAAGGAAGTAGGCTTTTCCGGCTCTACGTGATTGTGGGAACCGCCATCGGCCTGTTCTTGCCCCTGGCATACGTGCTAGGCGGTTTCGCCAGGGGCGATGAGCATGCAGTCCGGTCAGCAACGCCTCATCTCTTCCTCCTCTCATTCCAGATACTAACCGAGAACATAATAAGCGGGCTGTCCTTGTTTTCGCCTCCGGTAAGGGCACTGGTCCCGTTGCTCTATACCGTTAGAAGGATCTTTGTAATCGTAGACTGGATAGTGGACGTGTGGCTTAACAAGACGCTGCCTGCCAATGCACCCTTCAAG GATGTTGCATGGTTCTGGTTCGGAAAGACGTTGGCGGTGGCGAATTTAGCATACTTCTCCATCAACCTGTTTGTATTCTTGATTCCCCGGTTTCTTCCAAGGGCCTTCGAGAGGTATTTCAGGGAGAGGGACGAGACTCGAGCAAAGATTGAGGAGGACAAGCGCTCTGCAGCAGCAAACAAGTCCCAACCCACAGATAAGAAAGCCGATTGA